The genomic stretch GCTATACAAAGagaaactactttttttttttatcttgaaGCAACacatagtttttgttttgttttttcactgaTGTCACAATAGAATAAGCATAAAAACCCTAAAATAGTATTTAGAGGCTGAGTTTGTCAAATGCCAGGATGTAGGAGCAGATATGTTGAAAAGTCgtagaaaaaataaagtttttattaattttttttattagaatcGCAGGATTTATATTTTCCAATGATGTCACGGAACAGAGTAAGTCATAAAAACCTAAATATTATTTAGAGGCTGATATATAAGCAAAATTCGTCAAATAATAAATTTTAGGAACAGATGTATAAAGGTATATATTgccaaatatatattttatgcacattatatttttaacttaacatatatatataaaaaaattatatatatagtttttttttttatttgttttaattttttatttattttaatgttttggaaatgttttactttcttCTGTTTTCTACTAttgttttgttctattttacTATAAAGGTATACATTgccaaatatatattttatatgcacATTATATTTTTAGCTTAACATATTTaactttacatatatatatatatatatatatatatatatatatatatatatatatatatatgtatatatatatatatacaaaattataatgtatattgtaattctgtttattttatttgtagtttatttaataatacagaGGTTTGAATATaagataattataaaaaaaatatttgttttttttattttttatttattttaatgttctgaccattttttttttttttttttagaaatgttttattttcttctatgTTCTACTGTTGTTCTGTTTTACTAtaaaggtatatatatatatatatatatatatatatatatatatatatatatatattaaacaaaatgatAATATAGGGTGatttcaggttgattgggacactattccaattcatctcaatggcaaaacgtgtcccaatcaccctgaattcaccccatATATTATAATTCTGTTTATTTGGTAGTTTAATAATACAGAGGTCTGAAGGCAAATTAAGTCAAATACCATGATTAATTATTGGGAATATCTTGAATATttgtataaaacatttaaaacgtTTTCTGGCCGTTTcagcttgttgttgttgtttttttacgtTTCTACCCTTAAAGCTTCAAGTTTCCATTATTACCGCTGCAGTTTTCCACATAAACGCGCCACTCTGGATCCAGTTGTTCTGACACTCATCTCTGTTTGAAGAGGATGCAGACAGCTGGATGAGCCAGAGGTTCTCACAGACAAGCTGGCGCCAGGCTTTCACACAATCACAGGATATGTAAAGACTTCAATAACGAGCCATTAGGCCTAATGATTGAGAATCGATCAGGCGTTAACTCCTCCATGCATATGTTAATGTGATCCCGGGACGAGCTATATATATGGAGGCCGCTTCTGGAGGCCTGGCAAACACTCTTGGATTGTACTCGGATAGATTCACTTCCTCTGCTCGGAGAAAATACAAACAGCAATCATGGTGAAGAAGTTTTCTGTGGACTGGCTCGCTCAAAGCTTTCATGATTCGGCGCCTCAAGCAGTTCTGGAGCCGGAGAAAAAGACGCACAGGCCTCACGTGCCGTGTGTGGTTCAGCCGAGACCCCCGACGTCTTATGACAAGGTTTATTTGCAGCCAAAACCAAAGGTCACCAAAGCTGAACAGAAACCAGAATCCAACAAAGAAGCCATAACTCCGGCTGCACCAAGAAATTGCTCATCTCCAAGCTGTAAGTACTCATTGACTTCACAAATCGATTTCGATTAATTTCTATTGATAGTATAAATGACAACTGAGCGTGTTTTAACGTTATACATCATTCAGTTTCAGAAAACAGCGGTTATTCATCCGGTTATGAGAGTGAAGCGGCCGCGTCTGAATGCGCGTCAGTCGAAGATGGAAACGACGTGGAGAAAGATGGCGCGACGCGCAGAATCAGAACCAAATTCACACCGGAACAGATCGACAAGCTTGAAAAAATCTTCAACAAGCACAAATATCTGGATGCGGGAGAGAGAGTGAAAACAGCCCTGAAGCTCAATCTGTCAGAAACACAGGTGAGACGCGTTTATCAAACTTTATAATCTTCATTTTGGTACTTTATTTACATTCAGTAAATGCTTTCTCCAAAGCTGTGAACAatagaacatatttttaaatacgcATGCGCTTTGCTCGTCAGGTCAGAACCTGGTTCCAGAACCGCAGGATGAAGCTGAAGCGCGAGGTGCAGGAGATGCGCGCGGACTATCTGCTGCCTCCGATGGTTCTGCCGCACGTGCACCCGGTTCAGTACCACTGCTACGACAGACAGCGACTTCCGTTTCCTCAAGGCCCTCTGATGCATCAGATCCCGTCGCAGCAGCACATGATGCCACATCTTCCTCATCATCACCTCATGATGCCAAGGCAACATTACTACTGAAGACGCGTTTAAAGACTCTTTGCTTTAAAACACTTAAATCACATTCTGTGTGCAATATCTGTACagtttgtaaaaaaattatagCGAGGTAAATGTTTAAGTAAAAAGAAGAgtttatttatgaaataaagtatgtttatgcCAAAGTTTGCTTGATGGTTTGTTCGAACTTTACAAGCTTAAAGTTCACATTTGATAGAGTGATTAGATCTGAAGAATCTGCTCAAACGCGCTTTATCTTAGTTATCTTAGTTTATTTAGACATTATTTAGGAGTTTTCTTGGATCATTCCACATTCATTTTGTAAGTTAAAGCCATTTATTGATCGTCACAACCACGTTTCATGGCTCAGTTGTGGCATTACCTCATgcgtaaaacattaaaatatctcaaCACATGGGATGAAAGAAAAATCGTCTCTTTTTAAACCCAGTACAAATTTGAAAAAGAATGAAAAGCAACATATTCCAGTTGATATTAGTGACTATATATGGTATAGCATAAATAAACTTCAGAAAATAAAGGTTCAAATGATAACCAGATGGTTTTACACCATTTTAGAACTTTTTATTGTCTTCATTTGCTTGAAAACCCACACAGAAACCTACAATGTACATCAAGACTTTTATATCCAAATAACAATACGCATGGTTCTTTTAATATTGCTACGGTGCTGCATTAGTCCTTGAAGAATTTAGGGCAAACATGATGCCATTTGTGCACATTGGGATAAGGAAGACCTACAATAATATGAGTgagatttatttaaatcaaatgtaGGCGCCAAAGAAACCCTAAACAAACCAGGCCAGGCTATTGATCCTCAGGAGCCGCTGCGCCACAGCCTCATACCGCGCTTTCATATGCGTGTCAACTCATTCTGTTTGTCTCCGCCGCACTTCAAACGAGACATAACGAGCAGATCATGGTCAACAATTAGTCCTAATTAAGTCGCCCATTGATGAGTTTACACTCGCCACATAATCCCTAGAGACTGGCTCCATCATGTctgggttgtgtgtgtgtgtgtgtgtgtgtgtgtgtgtgtgtgtgtgtgtgttcacgtTGACCGTGTTGTTACAGTGGAGATGCATTTATTGATTGCCCTGTAATATCAGCTCCGTGATAACATTAAAACTAACTAGACCTGGTTACTGAAGGCCAATCGAGGTCAATAACTTCAATAAAATCAATCATACAGCTCATAACGCGTGACTAAGTCATTATTTCATACCATCATTGAGGCATATCTCACAACAATGTGGTCTTTTTCAGTCCAACCCAAAATATTCAACATCATCTCCTAGCACTGCGTGGGTTTGTATTTGGCGTGCTATTTATAAACTGAAATGACTTTTTGCATGCATATGATACGCAATGGGTAGGATTAGTGGTGATAGGGGCGTTTTATTTGCACGCCGAAAACTGCGCATCATATACAGTTgggctcaaaagtttacataccccttgcagaatctggaaaaatgtgaatcattttaacaaaataagaaggatcatgaaaattgcatgttatttttttatttagtactgtcctgaataaaccatttcacataacagttgtttacataaagtccacaagacaaaaaatagctgaatttataaaaatgaccctgttcaaaagtttacatacccttgattcttaatactgtgtgtggttacctggatgatccacgactgtttttttatttttttgttttttttgttttttgtgtgtgtgttgtgatggttgttcatgaatctcttgtttgttctgagcagttaaactaaGCTCTGTTcctcagaaaaatcctccaggtccttcAGATTcctcagttttccagcatcttttgcatatttgaacccttttcagcagtgactgtatgattctgaCATCCATCTTTtcaggttcaaacattcactgatgctccagaaagaAACGCgacgcattaagagtcggggatgTAAACTTTTTCATATGCAGGCCGAAAAAAATTGCGTATCATATGCACGCCGAAAAGTGCATATTATATGCACATCAAACACACgccaaacagaaacagaaaatcgTGTCAGAAAAACTGATACGCACTTTCATGAGATCGGgctcaaatattatattatgtgtttattaAGGTTCAGCAAAGACTTTTGATTCCTTTTTCTTGAAGTTGCATTATTGCTATTTGGTTTCTTGATTAATAATGCCATCAGTCATCAAGATTATTCAAGAGTTTTACAggcaaaatattatttcagcctttctacttcaaaattcaaagagttacttgccatttctatGTAATTATTTGTACAATTTACTTGCAAAGAAAGTAAATCCTAAAcccatttattattgtaatataagactttatgtttaattaaattgaacCTGTGTGCATGCAGTATATCTCATTGGTATatctcatttaaaatatatgaaattctCCAGCGCAAACTCGTGGGACTCGCAGAAGTTTGTGAGGCGCCAGAGACGCATTTAAATCTTCGCCATTCGACatcaaacactttttttcttttcctctcgATCAGCACCATGTAGTTCTCATTGACAGAAGACAAAAGAGGAGAAACACCCTCAGTAGACATCAGGTTTGGATAGAGAGCCTGTATGCTTCTGCAAAAGGCCAATATTCCACACCCATGATGTCCAAATGAAAACgcatttaatgatttaatgcaaTAAACACGCATATTCTGAATTTACATAGATTGGAACTACAGATTCAACTATAATGGGGATCAAGACTTAATCCGACTGTAAGTAAAACAGCGATCCACCCAAAGCCACTCTTTCACTCTTTCATCTTCACATTATCGGCCGATGGATTATGTCTTGTCTTGAGTGGATGACCATTGATTGTATCAATGTGGATCAGCGCTGATGATTATTCATCTGTTCTTCTCAGGTACTTGAGGTGCTCAGACACGGTGGCGCCTGGATATCACAAGTACTCTGAACGTGTGAACAAGCCCATTGCGACATATATTAGCTTCAATTACAACACCCATCACAGAGTTATAATTCCGCCGAGAGTCTCTTTACGCATGCAAATGACCTTCATAAAGTCAGGCCTGAGCAGAGGAACTACAGCTGATCAAATTGTGTTTAGACATTGTCAACTAAGAGGAAACATCATGTCCAAGAAGTTCTCCGTGGAGTGGTTGTCCCAGAGTTTCCATGACCAGGATAATTCACACAAACCATGTGCAACAGAAGCGCTCCATCTGATTGGAGAAGTGGAGAACAAGGCCCCGTCTTCCCCTACAAGTGAGTATGACTCTCTCACCGCGCTATCCGGGTAATTCTGGCTTTTGAAACGCATCTAACAGGTTCTTCCCATCTCATCAGATAGTTGTGGGTACACATCGGCCTCTGAGAGCGATGTGGGTGAAGACAGTGAAGGAGAATCCGGGCCGCAGCGCCGCGTCAGAACCAAGTTCACCTCCGAGCAGATCTCGCGCCTGGAGAAAACCTTCAGCAAACACAAATACCTCGGAGCGACTCAGAGACGGAAAATAGCAGAAAAGCTGCATCTGTCTGAAACACAGGTATGCATGAGAGAAGCTGACGTGTTTATGCCGTAATTCttgtgatattttaaatgatttgatGTATTTTCTATTTGTAGGCCCTAAACTTTAGAACAAGCTTCAGTTTAATGTCAGATcagtttttgaaaacatttttatattttagcttTTGAATAAGTTTTAAGTTTAGGCTGTACATTtctctaattattattattatttttactttactctattttattatttattttattttaaagcataaacaaaaacattagtgtttaattatggatttttttttattttaaaaattatttatttatttattttgaatttgcatttttaacatCTCATATTATAGATACCATGTTTACCAATATATATGCAGGTAATactggatttttatttttttattttaaagcataaacattaaaaacattagtgtttaattatttattttttattttaaaaattatataaatttatttattatttattttgaatctCATTATAGATACCATGTTTACCATTGTATATGCAGGTAATAATGGGATGTACaagttttgtattattttactttattttattttatttttaaaaaattatataaatttatttatttatttagaatttgcatttttaacatctgaattcaggttgatttgggacactttttcccagtggcaaaaagtgtcccaatcaacctgaatatatatatatatatatatatatagatagatagatagatagatagatagataatagaGTTTTGTGATTAAAAGCGTATTGCACTTTGGTTGAACTCttcttgtttttaaatgtgctcttTGAGAATTGAATTTCGacactgatatttatttcaatatgtatatatgtattttaggtGAAAACATGGTTCCAGAACAGACGGATGAAGCTGAAGCGGGAGGTTCAGGACATGCGCGCTGCGGAGTTTTTTGTACCGTCTGTTCTGCCCCCGGTGACGTCATTTCAGCACCACGCCATGAGCGGACAGCGCTCGCGCCTCTATTACCCCGCGCGTGCACTGCAGCGGATTCCAGTGCCgcaacagcagcagcacctCCACCCGCTGCTGTTTGCTCCCTGttacttttaaacattttctttgaTTTGAAATGATCTGTAATCTAGATGTAATATAAAAAGTGCCCCAAAAGGGGGGTTTTGTAAGTAAAATTTAGAAGCAAGCACTGTATGTAGTTCTATATATAAACATCTATATGTATGTACATAAATATTGTCTTTACGcaaaatatgaagaaaataaacaaataatgcgCTGACTCTATCAGGCGTTTGCAGTAATTTTAATTATCAGTCGAGTCTATATTATTTAATCACTTTATAAAGAATAATATGAAATCAATAAAATGTAGGACACCAATATCAAACCGTTATTACATAGTCATActcataaattcatcaaaatgcataaatgtaaactttgatgtagcctatatagtgattaattaattaatgtccCATTTGCTAGTGACTGAAATCTATATATTTTCCTATATATGGTGGCCAATTAATCATAATGCTCTTGTTTTTGATTCTCAAAACCTCAATATGTTTGGCGTCGGGACTGTATCTGGGGCCTCATTCATAAAATGTTGCGTAGAAACCCTACAAACCATCCTTCCTCAAatgtgcgtacgtgtgattcaGAGCACGAACGTACGCGCGCACACAAAAAAACGTGCGTACGCCTGCTTAGAACATGACAAAGACCATTGTTATAAATATGAAGATTGGCGCAGATTTGAGCGTACGCTAAAGCAATGAGTCTCTCATCTGGTCTAGTGTGTTTATTTGCTCGTGTGGGCAGATCCAGCGCGACAGAAGCTCTCGAGCCATTAGCACCTTGAGAAGAACATCAAAGCCACTGTAACGAGCAGATGATTGAGATCCACTGAGATCAGTTGAGTTTGAATGGAGAAGTTCACACCCGCTGCAGAGGCGACAAACTCTGGCGCTATGAAGTCTGCCCTGATCCTGATCATTGAGTGAATGTGAGCTGAAGATCAGGTGTTAATAAAGCCAACAAACCTCGAACACACTCAGAACACGTGACGTCTCTTTAAACATACAAATACAGTTACAAAAGCCTATACAATTCTTCAAtgctttattatttatgttactttggattttgttatattatttcaTTCAAAGATTGCGACTAGTGTCTACTactactacacacacacacacacacacacacacacacacacacacacacacacacacaaaaaagcttTTCCCTGACTAATTATTTcagtgaatttatttttaataagtttCTTTttgtacactaaaaaatgctgggttaaaaacaacccaagttgggttgaaaatggacaaacccagcagctGGGTTAAATGTCtgctcaacctgctgggtagtttta from Ctenopharyngodon idella isolate HZGC_01 chromosome 13, HZGC01, whole genome shotgun sequence encodes the following:
- the vox gene encoding ventral homeobox yields the protein MVKKFSVDWLAQSFHDSAPQAVLEPEKKTHRPHVPCVVQPRPPTSYDKVYLQPKPKVTKAEQKPESNKEAITPAAPRNCSSPSFSENSGYSSGYESEAAASECASVEDGNDVEKDGATRRIRTKFTPEQIDKLEKIFNKHKYLDAGERVKTALKLNLSETQVRTWFQNRRMKLKREVQEMRADYLLPPMVLPHVHPVQYHCYDRQRLPFPQGPLMHQIPSQQHMMPHLPHHHLMMPRQHYY
- the vent gene encoding ventral expressed homeobox; the encoded protein is MSKKFSVEWLSQSFHDQDNSHKPCATEALHLIGEVENKAPSSPTNSCGYTSASESDVGEDSEGESGPQRRVRTKFTSEQISRLEKTFSKHKYLGATQRRKIAEKLHLSETQVKTWFQNRRMKLKREVQDMRAAEFFVPSVLPPVTSFQHHAMSGQRSRLYYPARALQRIPVPQQQQHLHPLLFAPCYF